In Fusarium oxysporum f. sp. lycopersici 4287 chromosome 11, whole genome shotgun sequence, the following are encoded in one genomic region:
- a CDS encoding D-lactate dehydrogenase (cytochrome): MLKTSYRALPGYLRRPVSQCSVGLAATRPFHSTRTSNNHRSQSNGQSRTQEQRKNPLLLASALSATATTIGGTLLYTIVNHEKKNDDESQYASRAEMELAVEEIRKALGEDAVSIEDEILHSHGYSDWSTINIDRLPVAVTFPKTTEEVATIAKICHKRRVPMIPYSGGSSVEGHFSAPFGGVSVDFVNMNQILEMHSDDLNVVVQPSVPWMDLNERIKDTGLFFPIDPGPSAQIGGMVGTNCSGTNAVKYGTMRDWVVNLTVVLSDGTILKTRRRPRKSSAGYNLNSLFVGSEGTLGFVTEATLKLAPIPEHTGIAVVTFPSVKAAATMAIEVIRRGVPISAVEILDEVLMSVINRMGATSRKWNEVPTLFFKFSGSDAIVKDSIAQVQSISKKHHANGFQYESDPEKQKALWSARKEALWSMMALRETDGHVWSTDVAVPLSRVSELIDISKKELVELGLFGSILGHIGDGNFHETILFDEKQRKEVEDCVHKMVSRAIEMEGTCTGEHGVGLGKKEFLREEVGDVPIHVMRAIKTSLDPLWLMNPGKIFDRRD; the protein is encoded by the exons ATGCTCAAGACATCATATCGTGCCCTGCCGGGGTATTTGAGAAGACCTGTGTCGCAATGTTCAGTGGGGCTAGCAGCAACCCGCCCTTTTCACTCAACTCGTACCAGCAATAACCACAGATCACAGTCCAACGGTCAAAGCCGGACACAAGAGCAGCGGAAGAACCCGCTGCTTCTTGCCTCGGCATTATCTGCAACGGCAACTACCATTGGAGGAACATTACTGTACACGATAGTCAAccacgagaagaagaacgatGACGAGTCTCAGTATGCGAGTCGAGCTGAGATGGAACTG GCTGTCGAAGAGATAAGGAAAGCACTCGGTGAAGACGCTGTCAGTATAGAAGATGAGATACTTCATTCTCACGGTTACTCCGACTGGTCAACGATAAATATCGACCGGTTACCAGTCGCAGTCACGTTTCCCAAGACGACGGAGGAGGTTGCTACTATTGCGAAGATATGTCATAAGAGACGCGTACCGATGA TTCCCTATTCTGGAGGTTCAAGCGTTGAGGGCCATTTCTCAGCACCCTTTGGCGGTGTGAGTGTTGACTTTGTGAACATGAACCAGATTCTTGAGATGCACAGCGACGA CCTGAATGTTGTCGTTCAGCCATCTGTGCCATGGATGGATCTGAACGAGAGGATTAAAGATACCGGTCTATTCTTCCCCATCGATCCAGGCCCGTCC GCCCAAATTGGTGGCATGGTCGGAACAAACTGCAG TGGGACGAATGCTGTCAAGTACGGTACCATGAGAGACTGGGTAGTTAACCTCACAGTGGTATTAAGTGACGGCACAATCCTTAAAACCCGGCGAAGGCCAAGGAAGTCATCAGCGGGCTACAACCTCAACTCGTTATTTGTAGGATCAGAAGGCACCTTGGGATTCGTCACTGAAGCAACCTTGAAGCTAGCTCCCATCCCTGAACATACAGGTATTGCGGTAGTCACATTTCCCTCAGTCAAAGCTGCCGCAACCATGGCCATTGAGGTCATCCGTCGAGGCGTACCAATCAGCGCCGTCGAGATACTCGATGAAGTCCTTATGAGTGTTATCAACAGAATGGGCGCAACATCAAGAAAGTGGAATGAAGTGCCAACGCTGTTCTTCAAGTTCAGTGGTAGTGATGCTATAGTCAAGGATAGCATTGCACAGGTTCAGAGTATATCGAAGAAGCATCATGCAAATGGCTTCCAATACGAGAGTGATCCGGAAAAGCAGAAGGCTCTGTGGTCAGCTCGGAAAGAGGCGTTGTGGAGCATGATGGCACTACGTGAGACAGATGGACATGTTTGGTCTACGGATGTCGCTGTCCCTCTATCCCGAGTGTCCGAGCTCATAG ACATATCCAAGAAAGAACTTGTCGAGCTGGGTTTATTTGGTAGTATTCTGGGGCACATAGGCGACGGCAACTTCCACGAGACAATCCTATTCGATGAAAAGCAGCGCAAAGAGGTCGAGGACTGCGTTCACAAAATGGTCTCAAGAGCCATTGAGATGGAGGGAACATGCACG GGTGAGCATGGTGTTGGACTTGGAAAGAAGGAATTCCTTCGGGAGGAAGTGGGCGATGTGCCGATTCACGTCATGAGGGCTATCAAAACAAGTCTGGATCCGCTTTGGTTGATGAACCCAGGAAAGATCTTCGATCGCAGAGACTAG
- a CDS encoding MFS transporter, SP family, general alpha glucoside:H+ symporter translates to MGTDNIVVNKHTLEGLDLRDPHTIELIQRAQDGNAADRDLTIRQALKKYRKAVLWASVLSISLVMEGYDLVMLGSFYGLTQFQDHFGEYSAKEGRKVISPAWQSGLSNSSQVGQLAGLLINAWAQDKFGARTTMMVFMAYLVGTIFILAFAPSLSILAFGEALCGVAWGVFQTLSTTYACEVVPTILRPYVTAWVCMCWGLGILISSGVVRACLNIEGNLAWKLPFYLQWVWPVPLFCVAYFAPESPWNAVRRGKLELAKTSLRRLASDDGDREGEIEASLAYIQHTTALEKAETGGASIIECFKGTNLRRTEINCVVWAAQILCGNAILGFVVVFLQAAGWSQVQSFNLNISLSACYIIGGMICWVLFPRFGRATIYMSGLVFMFCCLIAIGALGWSTSKDSYLAVGLLFVVSTLCNMITIGPVCYPIVAETPSGRLRYKTIVIGRFVYNLTAIFNNSVTPRMISASGWGWGAKTGLFYAGTNALCLIWCWFRLPETKDRTFGEIDILFENRVPARKFKYTKADQFALESDYVQEKVGPAVDQID, encoded by the exons ATGGGTACAGACAACATCGTTGTGAATAAGCACACGCTGGAGGGTCTTGATCTTCGTGACCCTCACACCATTGAGCTTATCCAGCGCGCTCAAGATGGAAACGCTGCGGACAGAGATCTCACCATCCGCCAAGCCCTCAAGAAATACAGAAAGGCTGTGCTCTGGGCCTCCGTCCTGTCAATCAGTCTGGTAATGGAAGGTTACGACTTGGTCATG CTAGGATCCTTCTACGGCCTAACCCAGTTCCAAGACCACTTCGGCGAGTACAGCGCTAAAGAGGGCAGAAAGGTCATCTCGCCAGCCTGGCAATCCGGCCTCTCGAACTCGTCGCAGGTGGGACAACTGGCCGGCCTTTTGATCAACGCATGGGCACAAGATAAATTCGGCGCTCGGACTACAATGATGGTGTTCATGGCGTATCTTGTAggcaccatcttcatcctcgcctTTGCACCGTCTCTTTCCATTCTGGCATTTGGTGAAGCTTTGTGCGGTGTTGCTTGGGGTGTTTTCCAG ACCTTATCTACTACCTACGCTTGCGAAGTCGTCCCCACGATTCTCCGTCCATACGTCACCGCTTGGGTCTGCATGTGCTGGGGCCTCGGtatcttgatctcatcagGCGTGGTGCGAGCATGCCTAAACATCGAGGGTAATTTGGCCTGGAAGCTGCCCTTCTATCTTCAATGGGTCTGGCCAGTACCGCTATTCTGCGTGGCGTACTTCGCTCCCGAATCTCCGTGGAACGCCGTCCGTCGCGGTAAACTTGAGCTCGCTAAGACATCTCTTCGGCGACTTGCTTCAGACGATGGGGATAGAGAAGGAGAGATCGAGGCGAGCTTGGCGTACATACAGCATACCACTGCTTTGGAAAAGGCGGAAACTGGTGGAGCATCTATTATTGAATGCTTCAAGGGTACCAACCTTCGTCGAACCGAGATT AACTGCGTTGTCTGGGCCGCCCAAATCCTCTGCGGAAACGCCATTCTCGGCTTCGTTGTCGTCTTCCTCCAAGCTGCAGGCTGGTCACAGGTCCAGTCATTCAACCTAAACATCTCTCTCTCAGCATGCTACATCATCGGCGGCATGATCTGCTGGGTTCTTTTCCCTCGATTTGGACGCGCGACCATTTACATGAGCGGCCTCGTGTTCATGTTCTGCTGCCTGATTGCCATCGGAGCTCTCGGATGGTCCACCAGCAAAGACTCTTATCTCGCGGTTGGCCTACTCTTTGTGGTGTCGACTCTTTGCAACATGATCACCATTGGGCCGGTGTGCTATCCCATTGTGGCTGAGACTCCTTCGGGAAGGCTTAGGTATAAAACAATCGTTATTGGGAGGTTTGTGTATAACCTTactgccatcttcaacaactctgTTACGCCAAGGATGATTTCGGCATCCG GCTGGGGCTGGGGTGCGAAAACAGGTCTTTTCTATGCCGGAACGAATGCACTTTGCCTTATCTGGTGCTGGTTCCGTCTTCCTGAGACGAAGGACCGTACCTTTGGTGAAATCGACATTCTCTTTGAGAACCGTGTACCAGCAAGAAAGTTCAAGTATACTAAAGCCGACC AATTCGCACTTGAGAGTGACTATGTGCAGGAAAAGGTTGGGCCAGCCGTTGATCAGATTGATTGA
- a CDS encoding D-lactate dehydrogenase (cytochrome) — protein sequence MLKTSYRALPGYLRRPVSQCSVGLAATRPFHSTRTSNNHRSQSNGQSRTQEQRKNPLLLASALSATATTIGGTLLYTIVNHEKKNDDESQYASRAEMELAVEEIRKALGEDAVSIEDEILHSHGYSDWSTINIDRLPVAVTFPKTTEEVATIAKICHKRRVPMIPYSGGSSVEGHFSAPFGGVSVDFVNMNQILEMHSDDLNVVVQPSVPWMDLNERIKDTGLFFPIDPGPSAQIGGMVGTNCSGTNAVKYGTMRDWVVNLTVVLSDGTILKTRRRPRKSSAGYNLNSLFVGSEGTLGFVTEATLKLAPIPEHTGIAVVTFPSVKAAATMAIEVIRRGVPISAVEILDEVLMSVINRMGATSRKWNEVPTLFFKFSGSDAIVKDSIAQVQSISKKHHANGFQYESDPEKQKALWSARKEALWSMMALRETDGHVWSTDVAVPLSRVSELIDISKKELVELGLFGSILGHIGDGNFHETILFDEKQRKEVEDCVHKMVSRAIEMEGTCTGQGSNPRHSTTHL from the exons ATGCTCAAGACATCATATCGTGCCCTGCCGGGGTATTTGAGAAGACCTGTGTCGCAATGTTCAGTGGGGCTAGCAGCAACCCGCCCTTTTCACTCAACTCGTACCAGCAATAACCACAGATCACAGTCCAACGGTCAAAGCCGGACACAAGAGCAGCGGAAGAACCCGCTGCTTCTTGCCTCGGCATTATCTGCAACGGCAACTACCATTGGAGGAACATTACTGTACACGATAGTCAAccacgagaagaagaacgatGACGAGTCTCAGTATGCGAGTCGAGCTGAGATGGAACTG GCTGTCGAAGAGATAAGGAAAGCACTCGGTGAAGACGCTGTCAGTATAGAAGATGAGATACTTCATTCTCACGGTTACTCCGACTGGTCAACGATAAATATCGACCGGTTACCAGTCGCAGTCACGTTTCCCAAGACGACGGAGGAGGTTGCTACTATTGCGAAGATATGTCATAAGAGACGCGTACCGATGA TTCCCTATTCTGGAGGTTCAAGCGTTGAGGGCCATTTCTCAGCACCCTTTGGCGGTGTGAGTGTTGACTTTGTGAACATGAACCAGATTCTTGAGATGCACAGCGACGA CCTGAATGTTGTCGTTCAGCCATCTGTGCCATGGATGGATCTGAACGAGAGGATTAAAGATACCGGTCTATTCTTCCCCATCGATCCAGGCCCGTCC GCCCAAATTGGTGGCATGGTCGGAACAAACTGCAG TGGGACGAATGCTGTCAAGTACGGTACCATGAGAGACTGGGTAGTTAACCTCACAGTGGTATTAAGTGACGGCACAATCCTTAAAACCCGGCGAAGGCCAAGGAAGTCATCAGCGGGCTACAACCTCAACTCGTTATTTGTAGGATCAGAAGGCACCTTGGGATTCGTCACTGAAGCAACCTTGAAGCTAGCTCCCATCCCTGAACATACAGGTATTGCGGTAGTCACATTTCCCTCAGTCAAAGCTGCCGCAACCATGGCCATTGAGGTCATCCGTCGAGGCGTACCAATCAGCGCCGTCGAGATACTCGATGAAGTCCTTATGAGTGTTATCAACAGAATGGGCGCAACATCAAGAAAGTGGAATGAAGTGCCAACGCTGTTCTTCAAGTTCAGTGGTAGTGATGCTATAGTCAAGGATAGCATTGCACAGGTTCAGAGTATATCGAAGAAGCATCATGCAAATGGCTTCCAATACGAGAGTGATCCGGAAAAGCAGAAGGCTCTGTGGTCAGCTCGGAAAGAGGCGTTGTGGAGCATGATGGCACTACGTGAGACAGATGGACATGTTTGGTCTACGGATGTCGCTGTCCCTCTATCCCGAGTGTCCGAGCTCATAG ACATATCCAAGAAAGAACTTGTCGAGCTGGGTTTATTTGGTAGTATTCTGGGGCACATAGGCGACGGCAACTTCCACGAGACAATCCTATTCGATGAAAAGCAGCGCAAAGAGGTCGAGGACTGCGTTCACAAAATGGTCTCAAGAGCCATTGAGATGGAGGGAACATGCACG GGTCAGGGTTCAAATCCACGACACTCCACGACACATTTGTGA